The following proteins are encoded in a genomic region of Thiomonas sp. X19:
- a CDS encoding IS1182-like element ISThsp16 family transposase, giving the protein MSRFVPVDRDTAYLLPPSVDEWLPTDHLARFVVEVIEQLDLGDLARQYAGRGSAAHHPAVLLGLLIYGYANGVHSSRKIERATYDSVAFRFVAANTHPDHDTLATFRRRFLKEVEALFVQVLVLAREMKLLKLGHIALDGTKIDANASKHKALSWAHANKIEAQLRQEVQTLLALAENSDRATVPDGMDVPAEIALRADRLSAIAQAKAKIEQRASERHQVEQQEYEAKTAKRQAQREAGKKPRGKDPEPPEAGPRSSDQVNLTDEESRIMPVSGGGFEQSYNAQAGVDIATMMVITQHVSQASNDKREVVPTLQQIQALPAVLGEVHTLITDNGFFSQANVIACNDAGIEPLLALKRESHHTPVMGRFAPDVPEPQTTDPLVQMAHRLGTQAGRALYGLRKQTVEPVFGIIKQVMGWRQMSMRGLAKAQGEWSLVTMAWNIKRMHVLRAA; this is encoded by the coding sequence ATGAGCCGCTTCGTCCCTGTTGACCGAGACACCGCATATCTGTTGCCACCGTCGGTGGACGAATGGCTGCCCACTGATCACTTGGCGCGCTTCGTGGTCGAAGTCATCGAGCAGCTTGATCTGGGCGATCTGGCCCGACAGTACGCAGGCCGGGGCTCGGCGGCGCACCATCCGGCGGTGCTGCTGGGCCTGCTGATCTACGGCTACGCCAACGGCGTGCACTCCAGCCGCAAGATCGAGCGGGCGACCTACGACTCGGTGGCGTTCCGCTTTGTTGCGGCCAATACCCACCCCGATCACGACACGCTGGCGACGTTCCGCCGCCGCTTCTTGAAGGAGGTGGAGGCACTGTTCGTGCAGGTGCTGGTTCTGGCGCGCGAGATGAAGCTGCTCAAGCTCGGACACATCGCGCTGGATGGCACCAAGATCGACGCCAACGCCAGCAAGCACAAGGCCTTGTCGTGGGCTCATGCCAACAAGATCGAGGCGCAGCTGCGCCAGGAAGTACAAACGCTGCTGGCGCTGGCAGAGAACAGCGACCGCGCGACGGTACCCGACGGCATGGATGTGCCGGCGGAGATCGCCCTGCGTGCAGATCGCTTGAGCGCAATCGCGCAGGCCAAGGCCAAGATCGAGCAGCGCGCCAGCGAACGCCATCAGGTCGAGCAGCAGGAGTACGAGGCCAAGACCGCCAAGCGCCAAGCCCAGCGCGAGGCGGGCAAGAAGCCGCGCGGCAAGGACCCTGAGCCGCCAGAGGCCGGCCCCCGGAGCAGCGATCAGGTCAACCTCACGGATGAAGAGTCGCGCATCATGCCCGTGTCGGGTGGGGGCTTCGAGCAAAGCTACAACGCACAAGCCGGCGTGGACATCGCGACGATGATGGTGATCACCCAGCATGTGAGCCAGGCATCCAACGACAAGCGCGAAGTTGTGCCTACGCTGCAGCAGATCCAAGCGTTACCCGCGGTGCTGGGCGAGGTGCACACGCTCATCACGGACAACGGCTTCTTCAGCCAAGCCAACGTGATCGCGTGCAACGACGCGGGTATCGAGCCGCTGCTGGCGCTCAAGCGGGAGTCGCATCACACGCCGGTGATGGGGCGCTTTGCACCCGATGTGCCCGAGCCCCAGACGACGGATCCGCTCGTGCAGATGGCACACCGCCTGGGCACGCAAGCAGGCCGAGCCCTGTACGGCCTGCGCAAGCAGACAGTGGAGCCGGTGTTCGGCATCATCAAGCAAGTGATGGGTTGGCGCCAGATGAGCATGCGCGGGCTGGCCAAGGCACAAGGCGAATGGAGCTTGGTGACCATGGCTTGGAACATCAAGCGCATGCACGTCCTGCGAGCCGCGTGA
- a CDS encoding IS1380-like element ISCARN34 family transposase: MGFGFRVKQLDYDLTPVAGLALVGHHLKRLDPLFKRLDAQWPCRGGLPPSTLMRSYVGLLAQSKSDFDAIEGFRGDRFFQEALGLVGVPSSPTLRQRLDAQAALWFDFTSQAIEALLRKSQPDYGLLPCGHVPLDIDTFAMDNSGTAKDGVSRTYAGVDGYCPLAAYLGTHGFCLEFALRPGAQHSASETTYNLETAVPMAQRLSTAGPKAPILVRMDAGFCSAALMADMQRCNRPGLPRVDVLIKWNPRKTDPLEVLRRQELEGGLLWQHPRAGKRVAVWEVAVQVEGIAHRLRRIVRITERTVDARGQQFLVPEIILEGWTTSLPKAISAEAIIDLYAGHATHEQFHAEFKTDMDLERLPSGKFDTNDLVCQLAALTMNVLRLMGQQGLLGPHAPVRHAARRRRLKTVIQELVIRAARVINHGGRLWLGLGANDKAARAFCDLHAQFAASG, encoded by the coding sequence ATGGGGTTTGGATTTCGCGTCAAGCAACTCGACTATGACCTGACGCCGGTGGCCGGTCTGGCCCTTGTCGGTCATCACCTCAAGCGCCTCGATCCTCTGTTCAAACGCCTGGATGCCCAGTGGCCTTGCCGCGGCGGACTGCCGCCCAGCACACTGATGCGCAGCTATGTTGGCTTGCTCGCGCAGAGCAAGAGCGACTTCGATGCCATCGAAGGCTTTCGAGGCGATCGTTTCTTCCAGGAGGCGCTGGGTCTGGTGGGTGTGCCGTCCTCGCCCACCCTGCGCCAGCGCCTGGATGCGCAGGCCGCCCTGTGGTTTGACTTCACCTCCCAGGCGATTGAAGCGCTGCTGCGCAAGAGCCAACCGGACTATGGTCTTTTGCCTTGCGGTCATGTGCCGCTGGACATCGACACCTTCGCGATGGACAACTCGGGCACAGCCAAGGATGGGGTGAGCCGCACCTACGCGGGGGTCGATGGCTACTGCCCGCTGGCGGCCTACCTGGGCACGCATGGGTTTTGCCTGGAGTTCGCCCTACGTCCGGGCGCGCAGCACTCGGCTTCGGAGACGACCTACAACCTCGAGACGGCCGTGCCCATGGCGCAGCGCCTGTCGACCGCAGGCCCCAAGGCGCCGATTCTCGTGCGCATGGATGCGGGGTTTTGCTCGGCCGCCTTGATGGCCGACATGCAGCGCTGCAACAGGCCAGGACTGCCCCGGGTCGATGTTCTGATCAAGTGGAATCCCCGCAAGACCGATCCTCTGGAGGTCTTGCGACGGCAGGAACTGGAAGGGGGTTTGTTGTGGCAGCATCCGCGCGCAGGCAAGCGCGTGGCGGTTTGGGAGGTGGCCGTGCAGGTCGAAGGCATCGCCCATCGCCTGCGCCGCATTGTGCGCATCACGGAGCGCACCGTCGATGCCCGTGGCCAGCAGTTTTTGGTCCCCGAGATCATCTTGGAGGGCTGGACGACAAGCTTGCCCAAGGCCATCAGCGCCGAGGCGATCATCGACCTGTACGCCGGGCACGCTACGCACGAGCAGTTCCATGCGGAATTCAAAACCGACATGGATCTGGAGCGACTGCCCTCGGGGAAGTTCGACACGAACGATCTTGTCTGCCAGCTTGCGGCCCTGACGATGAACGTGCTGCGCCTCATGGGGCAGCAAGGGCTGCTGGGGCCGCATGCACCGGTGCGCCATGCGGCCAGGCGACGGCGTCTGAAGACTGTGATCCAGGAACTTGTCATCCGCGCAGCACGCGTGATCAACCATGGCGGGCGGCTGTGGTTGGGACTGGGCGCCAACGACAAGGCAGCCCGTGCCTTTTGCGATCTGCATGCGCAGTTCGCCGCCAGCGGCTGA
- a CDS encoding DUF3079 domain-containing protein: MGKKFPIHSMHPERICWVCSKYCPTDSMRCGNGSEQSQHPVELLGDDWMAFGLDAAETIAPAH; encoded by the coding sequence ATGGGCAAAAAATTTCCGATCCATTCCATGCATCCCGAGCGTATCTGCTGGGTCTGCAGCAAGTATTGCCCGACAGACTCCATGCGTTGCGGCAACGGCTCCGAGCAAAGCCAGCATCCGGTGGAACTGCTCGGTGACGACTGGATGGCATTCGGTCTGGATGCCGCCGAGACTATTGCTCCGGCCCATTGA
- a CDS encoding hemerythrin domain-containing protein — translation MEISLLPGSSAAAGFDAPLDMLSACHGRIEKQCSTLRRLPAHLAEHGADVDARQAAANVVRYFDTAGRDHHADEERDLFPALLESMAGSDPVCLRDITMALTHDHRELDAVWQVLRPQLESVTRGDASALDAAAVDEFIVRHTRHIAREENELLPMAKRLLSEGQLQGIGKAMRARRGV, via the coding sequence ATGGAAATCAGCCTTCTTCCCGGATCATCCGCTGCAGCGGGATTCGACGCACCACTGGACATGCTTTCGGCCTGCCACGGACGCATCGAAAAACAATGCTCGACCCTGCGACGCCTGCCGGCTCATCTGGCCGAACATGGAGCCGATGTGGACGCCAGACAAGCCGCCGCGAACGTGGTGCGCTATTTCGACACTGCAGGGCGCGATCACCACGCGGATGAAGAACGAGATCTGTTCCCCGCGCTGCTGGAATCGATGGCGGGCTCCGACCCCGTGTGCCTGCGCGACATCACCATGGCACTGACCCATGACCATCGTGAACTCGATGCCGTTTGGCAGGTGTTGCGCCCGCAACTGGAGAGCGTGACGCGGGGCGATGCGAGCGCGCTCGACGCTGCCGCGGTGGACGAATTCATCGTTCGTCATACGCGCCACATCGCGCGTGAAGAAAACGAACTCCTCCCCATGGCCAAACGGCTCTTGAGCGAGGGGCAACTCCAAGGCATCGGGAAGGCCATGCGAGCGCGGCGCGGGGTGTGA
- a CDS encoding carboxymuconolactone decarboxylase family protein — MPTSTVYPQPDHELTQMRRDLAPDQFDAFRQFSKQAFAEGALDARTKQLIAVAVAHVTQCPYCIRGHASAARKAGASPQQIMEAIWVAAEMRAGAVYAHSLLALDTMRREDAKADSA, encoded by the coding sequence ATGCCGACGTCCACGGTCTACCCGCAGCCCGATCACGAATTGACGCAAATGCGCCGAGACCTTGCTCCCGATCAATTCGACGCCTTCCGGCAGTTCAGCAAACAGGCATTCGCCGAGGGCGCGCTGGATGCGCGAACCAAACAGTTGATCGCTGTGGCTGTTGCCCACGTGACGCAGTGCCCCTATTGCATCCGCGGCCACGCCAGTGCCGCGCGCAAGGCGGGTGCCAGCCCGCAGCAGATCATGGAAGCGATCTGGGTTGCCGCCGAAATGCGTGCGGGCGCCGTTTATGCACATTCGCTTCTCGCGCTCGATACGATGCGGCGGGAAGATGCAAAAGCCGATTCGGCGTAG
- a CDS encoding DUF488 domain-containing protein: MTAHLAVKRVDEPVDASDGFRVLVDRLWPRGLSKDKAHIDAWAKNLAPSDALRHWFGHEPAKWVEFEQRYVAELQTHENARRAFEAELVRHPRVTLLYAAHDEQHNNALALQIRQQRKRAA; the protein is encoded by the coding sequence ATGACTGCACATCTCGCCGTCAAACGCGTTGATGAACCCGTCGACGCAAGCGACGGCTTTCGTGTGCTCGTCGACAGGCTCTGGCCGCGTGGGCTGAGCAAGGACAAGGCTCACATTGATGCCTGGGCCAAAAACCTGGCGCCGAGCGACGCGCTGCGCCATTGGTTCGGCCACGAGCCGGCGAAGTGGGTCGAATTCGAGCAACGCTACGTCGCGGAACTGCAGACGCATGAAAACGCGCGGCGCGCCTTCGAGGCCGAACTGGTGAGGCATCCGCGCGTCACCCTGCTGTACGCGGCGCATGACGAGCAGCACAACAACGCGCTTGCGCTGCAAATACGCCAGCAGCGCAAGCGCGCGGCATGA
- a CDS encoding DNA-3-methyladenine glycosylase codes for MKFEFELTPRAPFRLDLTVWALRRQPGNRIDTWDGKRYVRGVALDASVLRIEVEHRGEPETPRLFVAVQGSEGRHEAARDVVADMLRRVLGLDVDLDGFYRFAAGDAALAPLATRFRGVKPPRFPTLFEALANAIACQQVSLASGIAMLGKLALAVAPNTNLNDGVLAFPQPGAVLAAGPEFLRDLGWSRQKTDYLLAAAAAIENGALRDAQLAQADDTQALRLLSRLRGIKRWSAQYVALRGLGRLAVFPVDDVGAHKHLALWLGLPERLDAQSTQALVTRWQPYAGMVYFHILLKRLEDAGQLDSQHACTGGI; via the coding sequence ATGAAGTTCGAGTTCGAGCTCACGCCCCGTGCGCCGTTCCGGCTGGACCTGACCGTCTGGGCTTTGCGCAGGCAGCCCGGCAACCGCATCGACACCTGGGACGGCAAGCGCTACGTGCGCGGCGTGGCGTTGGACGCTTCGGTGTTGCGTATCGAAGTCGAGCACCGCGGAGAGCCTGAAACGCCGAGACTCTTCGTCGCCGTCCAGGGTTCGGAAGGCCGGCACGAAGCGGCGCGGGATGTGGTGGCCGACATGCTGCGCCGCGTGCTGGGGCTGGACGTCGATCTCGATGGTTTTTACCGTTTCGCCGCCGGCGACGCCGCGCTCGCGCCACTGGCGACGCGTTTCCGTGGCGTGAAGCCACCACGTTTTCCCACCTTGTTCGAGGCGCTGGCCAACGCCATCGCCTGCCAACAAGTGAGTCTGGCCAGTGGGATTGCCATGCTCGGCAAGCTGGCGCTGGCTGTCGCCCCGAACACCAACCTCAACGATGGCGTGCTCGCGTTCCCGCAACCGGGGGCGGTGCTGGCTGCCGGCCCCGAATTCCTGCGCGACCTGGGCTGGAGCCGACAAAAGACCGATTATCTGCTTGCAGCCGCCGCTGCGATCGAGAATGGCGCGTTGCGTGACGCGCAACTGGCGCAGGCCGACGACACGCAAGCGCTGCGGCTGCTGTCGCGGCTGCGCGGCATCAAGCGCTGGAGCGCGCAATACGTGGCCTTGCGCGGGCTCGGGCGCTTGGCTGTGTTTCCGGTGGACGATGTCGGCGCGCACAAACATCTAGCCTTGTGGCTGGGCTTGCCCGAACGGCTGGATGCGCAGTCCACCCAAGCGCTGGTGACGCGCTGGCAGCCCTATGCCGGGATGGTGTATTTCCACATCCTGCTCAAGCGGCTCGAAGACGCCGGCCAGCTCGATTCGCAACACGCATGCACAGGAGGAATCTGA
- a CDS encoding hemerythrin domain-containing protein translates to MARNRDDDLPNQHVAMLEAMQRMRSGLLAGDVAEARAARDVLQGLHAAHIAIEETELIPKLPARRVGRPRSIWPSMPSWRRCSVSGTTCWPGSPTDSTRPNSVWRRSMLLCPDSTCSNIISSTKKKTR, encoded by the coding sequence ATGGCCCGGAATCGGGATGACGATTTGCCCAACCAGCATGTCGCGATGCTGGAGGCGATGCAGCGCATGCGCTCGGGCCTGCTCGCCGGCGACGTAGCCGAGGCGCGCGCCGCACGCGACGTGCTGCAAGGCCTGCACGCGGCCCACATCGCCATCGAGGAAACTGAGCTGATTCCGAAGCTTCCCGCCAGGCGCGTTGGCAGGCCAAGGTCTATCTGGCCGAGCATGCCAAGCTGGCGACGATGCTCGGTGAGTGGCACGACGTGTTGGCCCGGCAGCCCGACCGACTCGACCCGCCCAAACAGCGTCTGGCGCCGCTCGATGCTTCTCTGCCCTGACAGCACCTGCTCGAACATCATTTCGAGCACGAAGAAAAAGACTCGTTGA
- a CDS encoding Rrf2 family transcriptional regulator, with protein MRLTSFSDFGLRALLVLAGSERETWSSAELATKLDISRDHLIKVLQRLAAGGYVQTTRGAGGGVKLAKCATAIRLGDALEWLEDDSALTECFRDDGGHCLLTGFCALRPKLERARRAFYAELNATTLADCLNPALRQFVAVPLPAA; from the coding sequence ATGCGACTGACATCCTTCTCCGATTTCGGATTGCGCGCCCTGCTCGTGCTGGCCGGCAGTGAGCGCGAGACCTGGTCGAGCGCGGAGCTCGCAACCAAGCTCGACATTTCGCGCGATCACCTCATCAAGGTGCTGCAACGCCTCGCTGCCGGAGGCTATGTGCAGACCACGCGCGGCGCGGGTGGCGGCGTGAAGCTGGCCAAATGCGCGACTGCAATCCGGCTTGGCGACGCGCTTGAATGGCTGGAAGACGATTCCGCGCTGACCGAGTGTTTTCGCGACGATGGCGGCCACTGCCTGCTCACCGGTTTTTGCGCCTTGCGCCCGAAACTCGAACGCGCGCGCCGAGCGTTCTATGCCGAACTCAACGCCACGACCCTGGCGGACTGCCTGAATCCCGCGCTGCGCCAGTTCGTCGCTGTGCCGCTTCCGGCGGCTTGA
- the ytfE gene encoding iron-sulfur cluster repair protein YtfE, whose protein sequence is MSSPDTPATSTSLLATRPLGHLARDLPGATAVFRRHRLDFCCGGETTLEAAARAQQLDIAAIERELLALDVQAPTDAPRDPDALIDLIVSRFHDVHRRELPELIALATKVERVHASHPDVPAGLATLLQNMLDELQAHMQKEEQILFPMMRRNPGGFLAPPIARMREEHDDHGRMLQRVQELTHELRLPAEACNTWRALYAGLDKFIADFMQHVHTENNILFPQFEGRG, encoded by the coding sequence ATGTCCAGCCCCGACACCCCCGCAACCTCGACCTCGCTACTTGCCACGCGCCCCTTGGGTCACCTGGCGCGTGATCTGCCCGGCGCCACCGCCGTGTTTCGGCGCCATCGTCTGGACTTCTGTTGCGGCGGCGAGACGACCCTCGAAGCGGCAGCGCGGGCGCAGCAACTCGACATCGCCGCCATCGAGCGCGAGCTTCTCGCCCTGGATGTGCAAGCACCGACCGACGCGCCGCGCGATCCCGACGCCTTGATCGACCTCATCGTCAGCCGCTTCCACGACGTGCACCGGCGCGAACTCCCCGAATTGATCGCCCTGGCCACCAAGGTCGAGCGCGTGCATGCGAGCCATCCCGACGTTCCCGCCGGCCTGGCCACGCTGCTGCAAAACATGCTCGACGAGTTGCAGGCGCATATGCAAAAGGAAGAGCAGATTCTGTTTCCGATGATGCGCCGCAACCCCGGCGGCTTCCTCGCGCCGCCGATCGCACGCATGCGCGAAGAACACGACGACCACGGCCGCATGCTGCAGCGCGTGCAGGAACTCACCCACGAACTGCGACTTCCCGCCGAGGCGTGCAACACCTGGCGCGCGCTGTATGCGGGCCTGGACAAATTCATCGCCGACTTCATGCAGCACGTCCACACCGAAAACAACATTCTTTTCCCGCAATTCGAAGGCCGGGGCTGA
- a CDS encoding DUF2249 domain-containing protein has product MEPLNVVNQPHSHHRADRTYPFDASGIAKRFRHAAIFGALDALEPGETMAFFNDHDPLPLLAQIEQHFGNKVRIEYVSRSPEGVRIDFHVQDGA; this is encoded by the coding sequence ATGGAACCCCTGAATGTCGTCAACCAGCCGCATTCCCACCACCGCGCCGACCGCACCTATCCCTTCGACGCCAGCGGCATCGCCAAGCGCTTCCGCCACGCGGCGATTTTCGGCGCGCTCGACGCGCTGGAGCCCGGCGAAACCATGGCGTTTTTCAACGACCACGATCCGCTGCCCCTGCTTGCGCAAATCGAGCAGCATTTCGGCAACAAGGTGCGCATCGAATATGTCAGCCGCTCGCCCGAAGGCGTGCGCATCGACTTCCACGTGCAAGACGGAGCCTGA
- the sufT gene encoding putative Fe-S cluster assembly protein SufT encodes MSDEPVGKTLTLTRDTPATLVPLGTTGVLLKDTEVRITQRLGSHITVVSDGRMYRIDGVHADALGLIDAQSERLPAPTTREEAENAVIEQLATCYDPEIPINIVELGLVYRCEVQAADESGIGWKVDIDMTLTAPGCGMGSILTQEVHDKLSRIPGIEQINVELVWDPPWSLERMSEGARLQAGLW; translated from the coding sequence ATGAGCGATGAGCCAGTCGGCAAGACCCTGACGCTTACGCGCGACACGCCCGCCACCTTGGTGCCGCTGGGCACTACCGGGGTGCTGCTCAAAGACACTGAAGTGCGTATCACCCAACGCCTGGGCAGTCATATCACCGTGGTGTCCGATGGCCGCATGTACCGCATCGACGGCGTGCACGCCGACGCCCTCGGCCTGATCGATGCGCAGTCGGAACGGCTTCCGGCGCCGACGACCCGCGAGGAAGCGGAAAACGCCGTGATCGAGCAACTCGCCACCTGCTACGACCCCGAGATTCCGATCAACATCGTCGAACTCGGCCTGGTCTACCGTTGCGAGGTGCAAGCGGCCGACGAAAGCGGCATCGGCTGGAAGGTCGACATCGACATGACCCTCACCGCCCCCGGCTGCGGCATGGGTTCCATCCTGACCCAGGAAGTGCATGACAAGCTCAGCCGCATTCCGGGTATCGAGCAGATCAACGTCGAACTCGTGTGGGATCCGCCCTGGAGCCTGGAGCGCATGAGCGAGGGCGCGCGGCTGCAAGCGGGGTTGTGGTGA
- the sufU gene encoding Fe-S cluster assembly sulfur transfer protein SufU — MPATRPDDATPDLRGLYQDVIFDHYRRPRHFGHLPHPNRSAQGDNPLCGDRIELELQVDDDGRIEDVAFTGEGCAISTASASLLTEAVKGKRVEEALALFDSMHGVLVEDQTAQPEALGKLQVLEGVKQFPARVKCAMLAWHTLRNALAQAAAVANTEAPTDASVHP, encoded by the coding sequence ATGCCCGCAACCCGCCCCGACGACGCCACGCCCGATCTGCGTGGCCTGTATCAGGACGTGATCTTCGACCACTACCGCAGGCCACGCCATTTCGGCCATTTGCCGCACCCCAACCGCAGCGCCCAAGGCGACAACCCGCTGTGCGGCGACCGCATTGAGCTCGAATTGCAGGTGGACGACGATGGCCGCATCGAAGACGTGGCCTTCACCGGCGAAGGCTGTGCCATTTCCACCGCGTCGGCCTCGCTGCTGACCGAGGCGGTCAAGGGCAAGCGCGTGGAGGAAGCCTTGGCGCTGTTCGACTCCATGCACGGCGTGCTGGTCGAAGACCAAACCGCGCAGCCCGAGGCTTTAGGCAAGCTGCAAGTGCTCGAAGGTGTCAAGCAGTTTCCCGCACGGGTGAAATGCGCCATGCTGGCCTGGCACACCCTGCGCAATGCCTTGGCCCAGGCCGCAGCGGTGGCCAACACCGAGGCGCCGACCGATGCGAGTGTGCATCCATGA
- a CDS encoding cysteine desulfurase, protein MNACESLSTLGPQLAAVREQFPILAQTLRGKPLVYLDNAATTQKPLAVLDAMRAFELRDYANVHRGVHLLSQRATDAFESARAKAAAFLHAASSKEIVFVRGATEAINLVAQSFARPRLQPGDEVLVTAMEHHANIVPWQMVCEAAGAKLRVLPISDGGVLDLQALPALLTTRTRMLAVTHVSNVLGTVNDVARIVQLAHAHGVPVLVDGAQAVAHLPVDVQALGCDFYVFSGHKLYGPTGIGVLWGRAEHLAAMPPYQGGGDMIRTVSFEFTTYADPPARFEAGTPHITGAVGLAAAIDCVQSLGWDAIRAHERALLELAQNELLRIPGLRIHGTVADKIGVVSFNVEGIHAHDLGTIVDAEGVAIRAGHHCAMPLMQRYGVAAMARASLGVYNTEGDMHALVRAVRKAHAMFAA, encoded by the coding sequence ATGAACGCGTGCGAATCGCTATCGACCCTTGGCCCGCAACTCGCGGCGGTGCGCGAGCAATTCCCCATCCTCGCCCAGACCCTGCGCGGCAAGCCGCTGGTGTATCTGGACAACGCGGCGACGACGCAAAAGCCGCTGGCCGTGCTCGACGCGATGCGCGCGTTCGAGTTGCGCGATTACGCCAACGTGCATCGCGGCGTGCATCTGCTGTCGCAACGCGCCACCGACGCCTTCGAGTCCGCACGGGCCAAGGCCGCAGCGTTTTTGCATGCGGCAAGCAGCAAAGAAATCGTGTTCGTGCGCGGCGCCACCGAGGCGATCAACCTGGTGGCGCAAAGCTTCGCGCGCCCACGCCTGCAGCCCGGTGACGAAGTGCTGGTGACGGCGATGGAGCACCATGCCAACATCGTGCCTTGGCAGATGGTCTGCGAAGCCGCTGGTGCCAAGCTGCGCGTGCTGCCGATCAGCGACGGCGGCGTGCTCGACCTGCAAGCCCTGCCCGCACTGCTCACGACCCGCACACGCATGTTGGCTGTCACGCACGTGTCCAACGTGCTTGGCACCGTCAACGACGTGGCGCGCATCGTGCAGCTTGCCCATGCACACGGCGTGCCGGTTCTGGTCGACGGTGCGCAGGCGGTGGCTCACTTGCCGGTGGACGTGCAGGCGCTGGGTTGCGACTTCTATGTCTTCTCCGGCCACAAGCTCTACGGGCCGACCGGCATCGGCGTGCTCTGGGGCCGCGCCGAGCACCTCGCCGCGATGCCTCCGTACCAAGGCGGCGGCGACATGATCCGCACCGTGAGCTTCGAGTTCACCACCTACGCCGATCCGCCGGCACGCTTCGAGGCCGGCACCCCGCACATTACCGGCGCCGTGGGCTTGGCCGCGGCGATCGACTGCGTGCAAAGCCTGGGTTGGGACGCGATCCGCGCGCACGAGCGCGCGTTGCTGGAGCTGGCGCAAAACGAACTCTTGCGCATTCCCGGGTTGCGCATTCACGGCACGGTTGCGGACAAAATCGGCGTGGTGTCGTTCAACGTCGAGGGCATCCACGCGCACGATCTTGGAACGATTGTCGACGCCGAAGGCGTGGCGATTCGCGCCGGCCACCATTGCGCGATGCCGCTGATGCAGCGCTATGGAGTCGCGGCAATGGCACGGGCTTCACTAGGCGTCTACAACACCGAAGGCGACATGCATGCGCTGGTGCGCGCCGTGCGCAAGGCGCACGCGATGTTCGCCGCCTGA